Within the Anaerotignum faecicola genome, the region TACGGAAATCAGGTCATCCTCCTCGCGCAGATTCAGCGCAATCAGACCGCTCTTGCGGATATTTGCAAAGCTGGTCATATCTGTTTTCTTGATTAAGCCTTGCTTTGTCACCATCACAAGATACTGATCCTCGCGGAATTCATTTGCAGGAATCACCGCCATGATTTTTTCATCCGCATCAATCTCCAGAAGGTTCACGATGGCAACCCCTCTTGCCGTTCTGCCGGCTTCGGGAATTTCATAGCCCTTCATGCGATACACCTTACCGCGGCTGGTAAAGAACAGCAGGGTATCATGTGTGGATGCAAGGAACAGGTCTTTTACAAAATCCTCCTCCCTTGTCTGCATCCCGATAATCCCTCTGCCGCCGCGGTTCTGGCTCTTATAGGTATCCAAAGGGGTACGCTTTACATAATTCAGATTCGACAGCGTAAATACGCAGGTTTCCTCCTCAATCAAATCCTCAACATCAATTTCGCCGGGATTCTGCATCAGCTTTGTACGGCGTTCATCGGCATATTTCTCCTTAATCGCCGTAATTTCATCCTTGATTACACCAAGCAGCAGCTTTTCATCCGCCAGAATGGTCTTGTAATATGCAATCTTCTTTTGCAGCTCTGCATATTCCGCATCGATTTTTTCCTTTTCCAGACCCTGCAAACGGCGCAGCTGCATTTCCAGAATCGCCTGTGCCTGCAAATCAGACAGGCTGAAGCGTTCCATCAGTCGTTCCTTTGCATTATCATAACTTGTGCGGATGATGCGAATCACCTCATCAATGTTGTCAATCGCAATCCGCAGACCCTCCAGAATATGCGCTCTTTTTTCCGCCTTATCCAGATCAAAGCGTGTTCTTCTGGTAACAACATTTTCCTGATGCTTCAGATATTCCGCAAGCATCTGCTGCAAATTCAAAACAACAGGCTTGCCATCCACCAGTGCAAGCATATTTGCACCGAAGGATTCCTGCAAGGATGTATATTTATACAGCTGGTTCAGAATGACATTTGCGTTATAGTCCTTCTTGATATCAATGATAATCTTGATATCATCGCCGGCAGAGGCATCGTTCAGATCGCTGATGCCCTCCACACGCTTTTCCTTCGCCAGCTCGCCGATTTTTTCCAGCAGACGCAGCTTATTGACCATATACGGAATTTCAGTGATGACAATACGTTCTCTGCCGTTATGCGTTTCAATCTCCGCTGTGGAGCGCACAATAATCTTGCCGCGCCCGGTGCGGTACGCCGCACGAA harbors:
- the gyrA gene encoding DNA gyrase subunit A produces the protein MSDENKEIDKVITIDINKEMQKCYIDYAMSVIVARALPDVRDGLKPVQRRILYSMNEMNLDPNKGYRKSARIVGDTMGKYHPHGDSSIYQAMVRMAQNFSMRYMLVDGHGNFGSIDGYGAAASRYTEARMSKITAEMLADIEKDTVDFVPNYDENEKEPTVLPARIPNLLVNGSSGIAVGMATNIPPHNLGEVIDGVVCMIENKIEGRETDVEELMQYIKGPDFPTGANILGKSGIRAAYRTGRGKIIVRSTAEIETHNGRERIVITEIPYMVNKLRLLEKIGELAKEKRVEGISDLNDASAGDDIKIIIDIKKDYNANVILNQLYKYTSLQESFGANMLALVDGKPVVLNLQQMLAEYLKHQENVVTRRTRFDLDKAEKRAHILEGLRIAIDNIDEVIRIIRTSYDNAKERLMERFSLSDLQAQAILEMQLRRLQGLEKEKIDAEYAELQKKIAYYKTILADEKLLLGVIKDEITAIKEKYADERRTKLMQNPGEIDVEDLIEEETCVFTLSNLNYVKRTPLDTYKSQNRGGRGIIGMQTREEDFVKDLFLASTHDTLLFFTSRGKVYRMKGYEIPEAGRTARGVAIVNLLEIDADEKIMAVIPANEFREDQYLVMVTKQGLIKKTDMTSFANIRKSGLIALNLREEDDLISVMTTDGRDEIFVATRSGMGIKFSEEDVRPMGRTATGVKAITLKEDDYVVSAVKIDPEGQLLNVTENGYGKRTTTDKFNLQHRGGKGLKVHQLTEKTGQLTGVLMVGENDELMLITSEGVIIRLRGREISSYNRDSQGVKLMNLDDGVSVVGIAKISEEDIEEEAEETAAEAEKTEVE